A region of Streptomyces halobius DNA encodes the following proteins:
- a CDS encoding PPA1309 family protein, producing MTNLPVDGTPLAADPLTRAVLEIDEYAAGLGWDQPARLFALVDTAKLRDQEPSLAAQLGIDDSTTASLTPVEQDEIPAGVPLDEFLGTIAWPDAVSGCALTVERLMLPPSAEESAPEGMDEDRLSQWVADHPDRQEVRMTVAVLRDQSRESALRLREKDSTAEVLTGAALVPGLADALVATFEG from the coding sequence ATGACCAACCTCCCCGTTGACGGCACCCCCCTCGCCGCCGACCCACTGACCCGCGCGGTGCTCGAAATCGACGAGTACGCCGCCGGGCTCGGCTGGGACCAGCCCGCCCGACTGTTCGCCCTCGTCGACACCGCCAAGCTGCGTGATCAGGAGCCCTCGCTCGCCGCCCAGCTCGGCATCGACGACTCCACCACCGCCTCCCTGACCCCCGTCGAGCAGGACGAGATCCCGGCCGGTGTGCCGCTGGACGAGTTTCTCGGCACCATCGCCTGGCCGGACGCCGTCTCCGGCTGCGCGCTGACCGTGGAGCGGCTGATGCTGCCGCCGTCCGCCGAGGAGTCCGCGCCCGAGGGCATGGACGAGGACCGGCTCTCCCAGTGGGTCGCCGATCATCCGGACCGGCAGGAGGTCCGGATGACGGTGGCCGTGCTGCGGGACCAATCCCGCGAATCGGCACTGCGGCTGCGCGAGAAGGACTCCACGGCCGAGGTCCTCACCGGGGCGGCGCTGGTGCCGGGCCTGGCGGACGCTCTGGTGGCGACGTTCGAAGGATGA
- a CDS encoding YlbL family protein gives MPRRTATLLASTLMLIALICAGLLFPVPYSAMSPGPTVNTLGDHDGEPVLQISGRKTYPTDGHLNMTTVRVTGPDYTMNLLEAVYGWLDHDSAVVPHKTLYPEGQTAEEADQENAEEFSQSQESAKAAALKQLNIPVARQTVVGSVVKGKPADGRLHAGDVIKAVDGTPVTTNADVAKLVTRHKPGEKVVFTIIPAKHAAAEEKKGRRPTTGTKEISLDTVKAADGRAIVGIQAEIDHTFPFSIDVKLADVGGPSAGLMFALGIVDKLTPEDLTGGRFVAGTGTIDDKGKVGPIGGISMKTVGARSKGAEFFLTPKGNCATAAKDTPKGLRLVKVDTIGDAVKALEKIRKGDTAGLPGCSPAGR, from the coding sequence ATGCCACGCCGCACCGCGACGCTGCTCGCCTCGACCCTGATGCTGATCGCGTTGATCTGTGCCGGGTTGCTGTTCCCCGTCCCGTACTCCGCGATGTCACCGGGCCCGACGGTGAACACCCTTGGCGATCATGACGGTGAGCCGGTGCTGCAGATCTCCGGGCGGAAGACCTATCCGACGGATGGTCACCTCAACATGACCACGGTCCGGGTCACCGGCCCCGACTACACCATGAACCTCCTGGAGGCGGTCTACGGCTGGCTGGACCACGACAGCGCCGTGGTGCCGCACAAGACGCTCTATCCCGAGGGACAGACGGCCGAGGAGGCCGACCAGGAGAACGCCGAGGAATTCAGCCAGTCCCAGGAGAGCGCCAAGGCCGCCGCGCTCAAGCAGCTGAACATCCCGGTTGCCCGCCAGACCGTCGTCGGTTCCGTCGTCAAGGGCAAGCCGGCCGACGGGCGGTTGCACGCCGGCGATGTGATCAAGGCGGTGGACGGTACGCCGGTCACGACGAACGCCGATGTCGCCAAGCTCGTCACCCGGCACAAGCCGGGCGAGAAGGTCGTCTTCACGATCATCCCGGCCAAGCACGCGGCCGCCGAGGAGAAGAAGGGCAGGCGGCCGACGACCGGCACGAAGGAGATCTCGCTCGACACGGTGAAGGCGGCGGACGGCCGCGCCATCGTGGGCATCCAGGCCGAGATCGATCACACCTTCCCGTTCAGCATCGATGTGAAGCTGGCCGATGTCGGCGGCCCCAGTGCCGGGCTGATGTTCGCGCTGGGCATCGTGGACAAGCTGACGCCCGAGGATCTGACCGGCGGCAGGTTCGTGGCCGGTACGGGCACGATCGACGACAAGGGCAAGGTCGGCCCGATCGGCGGCATCTCGATGAAGACGGTCGGCGCGCGGAGCAAGGGCGCCGAGTTCTTCCTGACACCGAAGGGCAACTGCGCCACCGCCGCGAAGGACACCCCGAAGGGCCTCCGGCTGGTCAAGGTCGACACGATAGGTGACGCGGTGAAGGCGCTGGAGAAGATCCGCAAGGGCGACACCGCCGGCCTGCCGGGCTGCAGCCCGGCAGGCCGGTAG
- a CDS encoding molybdenum cofactor biosynthesis protein MoaE, protein MSGTHSAPSPGRDHPGERAAPDPIRLLAIRDTALSVDEVFAAVGDPAAGGTALFVGTVRSHDGGTDVDALSYSAHPTAEAEMRGIAEKVVADFPVRALAAVHRVGDLSIGDLAVVVAVSCPHRGEAFEACRKLIDDLKHQVPIWKHQTFSDGTDEWVGA, encoded by the coding sequence ATGTCTGGCACGCACTCCGCTCCGTCCCCCGGCCGTGACCACCCCGGTGAGCGGGCCGCCCCGGACCCGATCCGGCTGCTCGCGATCCGCGACACGGCCCTGTCCGTGGACGAGGTCTTCGCGGCCGTCGGCGACCCCGCGGCCGGCGGTACCGCCCTGTTCGTCGGCACGGTCCGCTCGCACGACGGCGGCACCGACGTCGACGCCCTGAGCTACTCCGCGCATCCGACCGCCGAGGCCGAGATGCGCGGTATCGCCGAGAAGGTCGTCGCCGACTTCCCCGTCCGCGCGCTGGCCGCCGTCCACCGGGTGGGCGATCTGTCCATCGGCGACCTGGCCGTCGTCGTCGCGGTCTCCTGCCCGCACCGCGGCGAGGCTTTCGAGGCGTGCCGCAAGCTGATCGATGACCTCAAGCACCAGGTCCCCATCTGGAAGCATCAGACGTTTTCGGATGGGACCGACGAATGGGTCGGCGCGTAG
- a CDS encoding SDR family oxidoreductase, translating to MSSPDPTVRAARNAAAKTEKAGNAPGGATDRPMRRPVVAVTGAASGVGALLTRALVASDEVKQVVAIDERRGDVAEAHWHVLDVRDPAIADKLRGADVVVHLALDLDLETDAAARTAYNVRGTQTVLTAAAAAGVHRVVLCTSAMVYGALPDNDVPLAEDAELRATADATGVGDLLEIEHLARRAPRAHPGLNVTVLRPTVLVGGTDTALTRYFESPRLLVVAGSRPAWQFCHVEDLVSALEYAALERVDGELAVGCDGWLEQEEVEELSGIRRMELPSSVALGAAARLHRIGLTPSPAGDLAYTMHPWVVSGSRLHEAGWRPRWTNEEVLAELLEEVAGRHTVAGRRLGRKDATAAGAAGATVALLGTAALVRRARKARRHL from the coding sequence GTGAGTTCCCCAGATCCGACCGTTCGCGCAGCGCGAAACGCTGCGGCCAAGACCGAGAAGGCAGGCAATGCCCCAGGCGGCGCCACGGACCGGCCGATGCGCCGGCCCGTCGTCGCCGTCACCGGCGCCGCGTCCGGGGTCGGCGCGCTGCTCACCCGCGCCCTCGTCGCGTCCGACGAGGTCAAGCAGGTGGTGGCCATCGACGAGCGGCGCGGCGACGTCGCCGAGGCGCACTGGCATGTGCTGGACGTACGCGACCCCGCCATCGCCGACAAACTGCGCGGAGCGGACGTCGTCGTCCACCTGGCGCTCGACCTCGACCTGGAGACCGACGCCGCGGCCCGCACCGCCTACAACGTGCGCGGCACCCAGACCGTCCTCACCGCCGCCGCGGCGGCCGGCGTCCACCGGGTCGTGCTGTGCACCTCCGCCATGGTCTACGGGGCGCTGCCCGACAACGACGTGCCCTTGGCCGAGGACGCCGAGCTGCGCGCCACCGCGGACGCCACCGGCGTCGGCGACCTCCTGGAGATCGAGCACCTGGCGCGCCGCGCGCCCCGCGCACACCCGGGCCTGAACGTCACGGTCCTGCGCCCCACCGTCCTGGTGGGCGGCACCGACACCGCCCTGACCCGCTATTTCGAGTCGCCCCGCCTCCTGGTCGTCGCCGGATCCCGCCCCGCCTGGCAGTTCTGCCATGTCGAGGACCTGGTCAGCGCCCTGGAGTACGCCGCCCTGGAGCGGGTCGACGGTGAGCTCGCGGTCGGCTGCGACGGCTGGCTGGAGCAGGAGGAGGTCGAGGAGCTGTCCGGGATCCGGCGCATGGAGCTGCCGTCCTCGGTGGCCCTCGGCGCCGCCGCCCGGCTGCACCGCATCGGGCTGACGCCGTCGCCCGCCGGGGACCTCGCCTACACGATGCATCCCTGGGTGGTCAGCGGCAGCCGGCTGCACGAGGCGGGCTGGCGGCCGCGGTGGACGAACGAGGAGGTGCTCGCCGAGCTCCTGGAGGAGGTCGCGGGCCGCCACACCGTCGCCGGCCGCCGGCTGGGCCGCAAGGACGCCACCGCGGCCGGTGCCGCCGGCGCCACCGTCGCGCTGCTCGGCACCGCCGCGCTGGTACGGCGCGCCCGCAAGGCCCGCCGCCACCTCTGA